In Flavivirga abyssicola, the following are encoded in one genomic region:
- a CDS encoding universal stress protein: MKNILVPVGSSKNALSHLQYAVDFAESFGAKLFIVQVYNVYTKAGTMIKIDPIIERESKAFLNDLVSQIDTKNVKVVKKTLKGKLISTLELASKAANIDLILVEPRTNSIREEVFLGKTSGKIIKQTQIPALIVPEGYKFKPFSNVLLAIKSAIIKKNDALDPLLSVKNTFKASVNMLLVKTPYYNEGDFSVEQKLLDTVDNITKTENATTFHGVLQHLQSYNPDMLCVVRRKRGFFTKKWEKNVILKKDFSSSIPVLVLRGLK; this comes from the coding sequence ATGAAGAATATTTTAGTTCCTGTTGGGTCATCCAAAAACGCTTTAAGTCATTTGCAATATGCTGTAGATTTTGCAGAATCTTTTGGAGCAAAACTTTTTATTGTGCAAGTGTATAATGTTTATACTAAGGCAGGAACTATGATTAAAATAGATCCTATAATTGAAAGGGAAAGTAAAGCTTTTCTGAATGATTTAGTCTCTCAGATTGACACTAAAAATGTCAAGGTTGTAAAAAAGACCTTAAAGGGTAAATTGATTAGTACACTTGAATTGGCAAGTAAAGCGGCTAATATTGATTTAATTTTGGTAGAACCCAGAACAAATTCTATAAGGGAAGAGGTGTTTTTGGGGAAAACTTCTGGAAAAATTATAAAGCAAACTCAAATACCAGCATTAATTGTACCTGAAGGTTACAAGTTTAAGCCATTTAGTAATGTTTTATTAGCTATTAAATCTGCAATAATAAAAAAGAATGATGCCCTAGACCCTTTGTTAAGTGTTAAAAATACTTTTAAGGCTTCAGTTAATATGTTATTGGTTAAAACACCTTATTATAATGAAGGTGATTTTAGCGTTGAACAAAAATTATTAGATACTGTAGATAATATAACCAAGACAGAGAACGCAACTACGTTTCATGGGGTATTACAGCATTTACAATCTTATAACCCGGATATGCTTTGTGTTGTTAGGCGCAAAAGAGGGTTTTTTACCAAAAAATGGGAAAAGAATGTTATTTTGAAAAAAGACTTCTCAAGTTCAATACCTGTTTTAGTTTTAAGAGGGTTGAAATAA
- a CDS encoding GNAT family N-acetyltransferase gives MIRKGTLSDINTIIEITKSCAAYMIKKNIYQWNEHYPNKQAFIKDIDRNELYVLEIENLIIGCVTISTFMDKEYIPISWLTENANNIYIHRLAIHPTHQGKGYAQELMTFAETFAKKSGCVSVRLDTFSQNQSNQKFYEYRGYKRLGDIYFPKQSKHPFYCYELIIP, from the coding sequence ATGATTCGTAAAGGAACCCTTTCTGATATTAATACTATTATAGAAATCACTAAGTCTTGTGCAGCATATATGATAAAGAAAAACATCTATCAATGGAATGAACATTATCCTAATAAACAAGCCTTTATAAAAGATATTGATCGTAACGAATTATACGTTTTGGAAATTGAAAATCTCATCATAGGATGTGTAACCATTTCTACATTTATGGACAAAGAATACATTCCAATTTCATGGCTAACAGAAAACGCAAACAACATTTACATACACAGGCTAGCCATTCATCCAACACATCAAGGAAAAGGATATGCGCAAGAACTTATGACTTTTGCTGAAACATTTGCTAAAAAAAGTGGCTGTGTTTCTGTAAGATTAGACACCTTTTCTCAAAACCAAAGCAATCAAAAGTTTTATGAATATCGCGGCTATAAGCGCTTAGGAGATATTTATTTCCCAAAGCAAAGTAAACACCCTTTTTATTGTTATGAATTAATAATACCATGA
- a CDS encoding MATE family efflux transporter, whose translation MSSDISIKHINKLAIPALISGISEPILSLTDAAIVGNINLNATESLAAVGIVTTFLSMLIWVLGQTRSAISSIVSQYVGANQLEKVKNLPAQAIFIITSLSILIIMGTYPFAQNIFKLYNASDLILDYSVDYYKIRVFGFPFTLFTIAVFGAFRGLQNTYYPMIIAIIGALLNIILDFILVFGIKGYIPAMHIKGAAYASVIAQLIMAAFSAYYLLKKTPIPLKISFPFNKEINRFIIMILNLFVRTLALNVTLYFATRFATGYGAAYIATYTIAINLWFFAAFFIDGYASAGNILSGKLFGGKEYRLLLKLSNRLIKYAIVIGIVLALIGAIFYYPIGRLFSEDPDVLALFYDSFWIILVMQPLCSLAFIFDGIFKGLGKMKSLRNVLLFSTFIVFVPILFWLDSLNYKLHGIFIALTFWILARGIPLIVKFRKIFIPLSQNH comes from the coding sequence ATGAGTAGCGACATTAGCATAAAACATATAAATAAATTAGCAATACCAGCATTAATTTCTGGGATATCCGAACCTATCTTATCATTAACTGACGCTGCTATTGTTGGAAACATAAATTTAAACGCCACCGAATCTTTAGCTGCTGTGGGTATTGTTACTACATTTTTATCTATGCTAATATGGGTATTGGGGCAAACACGAAGTGCTATATCATCTATCGTATCGCAATATGTTGGAGCCAATCAACTCGAGAAAGTAAAAAACCTACCAGCGCAGGCTATTTTCATTATTACATCTTTAAGTATTTTAATTATAATGGGCACCTATCCTTTCGCTCAAAACATTTTTAAATTATATAATGCCTCCGATCTCATTTTAGACTATAGTGTCGATTATTATAAAATTCGAGTTTTTGGGTTTCCATTTACACTATTTACTATCGCTGTTTTTGGTGCTTTTCGAGGTTTGCAAAACACTTATTATCCTATGATAATTGCTATTATTGGCGCTTTATTAAATATTATTCTCGACTTTATTCTTGTCTTTGGTATAAAAGGTTACATCCCCGCTATGCATATAAAAGGAGCAGCCTATGCCAGCGTAATTGCACAACTAATAATGGCAGCTTTTTCAGCCTATTATCTGCTAAAAAAAACACCAATCCCTTTAAAAATAAGTTTTCCTTTTAACAAAGAAATCAATAGGTTTATAATAATGATTCTTAACCTATTTGTTAGAACGTTGGCTCTTAATGTTACACTATATTTTGCAACTCGCTTTGCTACAGGTTACGGTGCTGCATATATTGCAACGTATACTATTGCTATAAACTTATGGTTTTTTGCAGCCTTTTTTATTGATGGCTATGCAAGTGCTGGCAATATTTTATCAGGAAAATTATTTGGTGGCAAGGAGTACCGTTTACTCCTTAAATTAAGTAATAGATTAATTAAGTATGCCATAGTTATTGGAATTGTATTAGCATTAATCGGTGCTATTTTCTATTATCCAATAGGTCGCCTTTTTTCTGAAGACCCAGATGTATTAGCCCTTTTCTATGATTCTTTCTGGATCATACTTGTTATGCAACCTCTATGTTCCTTAGCATTTATTTTCGATGGCATATTTAAAGGCTTGGGCAAAATGAAATCGTTAAGAAATGTATTGTTATTTTCAACGTTTATTGTCTTTGTGCCAATTCTTTTTTGGTTAGACAGCCTAAACTATAAACTACACGGTATATTTATTGCACTTACTTTTTGGATTCTTGCCAGAGGTATTCCTTTAATTGTAAAATTTAGAAAAATATTTATTCCGCTCTCTCAAAACCATTAA